Proteins from one Leptospira saintgironsiae genomic window:
- a CDS encoding response regulator: MKILFVDDEEVIRDLFQEIFGSEYELVLAGTAEQGLTLAESETFDLIITDIRLPRMNGIEFITKLREKGVETPFIVITGNQDIQISINALRLGAVDFFLKPFRMEAIRYSLLRFKNLFYAGKDLVDKR; this comes from the coding sequence ATGAAAATCCTTTTCGTTGATGACGAAGAAGTTATCCGAGATCTGTTCCAAGAAATTTTCGGCAGCGAATACGAGCTTGTTCTAGCCGGAACCGCGGAACAAGGTTTAACCTTAGCAGAGTCGGAAACTTTCGATCTAATCATCACCGATATTCGTCTTCCAAGGATGAACGGTATAGAGTTCATCACTAAATTGAGGGAAAAAGGAGTAGAAACTCCTTTTATAGTTATCACTGGAAATCAGGACATCCAGATCTCTATTAATGCTCTTCGATTGGGTGCTGTGGATTTTTTCCTCAAACCTTTTAGGATGGAGGCGATCCGTTATTCTCTTTTAAGATTTAAAAACTTATTTTATGCGGGCAAGGACCTTGTGGACAAAAGAAT